The following DNA comes from Peribacillus sp. FSL E2-0218.
GATTCCATTCCTCCCTAGGGATATAGGAATACAGGAGGATGCCAAGGTCAATGGCCGGATCGCCAATGACAGCACCATCCCAATCAATGAGGAACAAACCGTCCGTTTCGGTCATGAGCCAATTATTATGGTTCACATCACAATGACAAACGACTTCTTCGTCACATTCGATCAACAGAAGATTATCCTGTAAAAAATGAATGGCCTGCTTGATGATCGGAATATCCGTAACATCGGAAGATAATCCGATTTCTATGTCTGTAAGTATACTTTCAGGTCGTAAAGGGGATTTCCCAAGCCTTTTGAGCATGCTTAACAAAGGATCGGATTGATGAATTTTTTGAAGCAGCTTTGCGACTCTTATATTGTCCATTTCCTGCTGAGATAGCTCCCTGCCTTCCATCCAATGCTGGGCAGTAATGACATCCCCATTCTCCAGGCGTTTTGTCCACATTAATTTCGGAACAATGCCCTCAGCTGAAAGAACAGCTAAAAATGGCGATGAATTACGTTTGAGGAAGAGCTTCTGCCCATCTTTCTCGGCTATAAAGGCTTCTCCTGTAGCTCCTCCAGCAGGGGATATATCCCACTCCTGACCTAATAAATGTTCCAACTGGTTCACCTTCGATTTCCTCGCTTAATCATACAAATGTGGGTACGTTACCTAGTGTATGTATTACCACTACTTTGAGTCCATGTTTAATAAAAAACCCGCCTGCTGGCGAAGCTGCATATATACGTGCATCGGGATGATACCCGCAATTAAAAACATCCTCATTCTAGAGAAATAAAAAAATAGCTATTGAGCAATTTAACAATAGCCATAAATTAAATTTTAGTTGAAAAAAGGTTTCTTCGTCAAGTACTATAAAACGATTATACTCATAAAACAAAAACAAATAAATCATTTCATATTTTGCATGGGAGTCAATCCTTGATCATGACGCGGATTTTATCTGTCAAAACCGCAGCAGCCACTTGATCCTTTCCAACTATTTCTCCATCCGACTGGATTTTTGCTGACCCATGATTTTTCATTTTTATCATTTTACCAGAAAAAGAATCGACGTTTTTTATCTTTAGATGCCCGCCCCATAAAACGGTGATGAAAACGGCCAATAATTTCAGCAGGGCAATATCATG
Coding sequences within:
- a CDS encoding phosphotransferase family protein; translation: MEHLLGQEWDISPAGGATGEAFIAEKDGQKLFLKRNSSPFLAVLSAEGIVPKLMWTKRLENGDVITAQHWMEGRELSQQEMDNIRVAKLLQKIHQSDPLLSMLKRLGKSPLRPESILTDIEIGLSSDVTDIPIIKQAIHFLQDNLLLIECDEEVVCHCDVNHNNWLMTETDGLFLIDWDGAVIGDPAIDLGILLYSYIPREEWNQWLARYGKKLDAGLEMRMKWHTVSQLVLSIQWHHRRNRYEERNDLLQKLEALLLVG